A single region of the Lactobacillus xylocopicola genome encodes:
- a CDS encoding zinc ribbon domain-containing protein, whose product MTTCPNCGQAVSETDKLCPKCQFNLQKYRDAFFNDQATEAGKAGSRATSRQAYRQEFVPKKQNLVVQRMLEWTRANSMIVLLLGVFLLIVMSFSRSIGWIGFFALLVWLYLVCARADKIERYTADERLTERVNQLGSNMFNNVEESSQKAKSRGKTGGRLQQQVTETAVTKKHFGYVQLLVVLLAVINLIVLFAGSGASVSDVTYSGKMSITRVTFSLAGHLFSSSTTLLSGILLCLIWLLLVCIPILIVYHTLRSTRKGQIIAFLLSVIETGFLIYLLLRLSNNSLSNTGFLHRITSELLVYAVSIGASTYFLILSSIMTTALSGYSLISKKK is encoded by the coding sequence ATGACTACTTGTCCAAATTGCGGCCAAGCTGTTTCAGAGACAGACAAGCTTTGTCCGAAATGCCAGTTTAATTTACAAAAATATCGTGATGCGTTCTTTAATGACCAAGCAACAGAGGCCGGAAAAGCTGGTTCAAGGGCTACTAGCCGCCAGGCTTACCGGCAGGAATTCGTTCCCAAAAAACAGAACTTAGTAGTACAAAGGATGCTGGAGTGGACCCGAGCCAACAGTATGATTGTACTGTTACTAGGTGTTTTTCTCTTGATCGTGATGAGCTTTTCGCGTAGCATTGGCTGGATTGGCTTCTTTGCTTTGCTGGTCTGGTTATATCTGGTCTGTGCCCGTGCTGATAAAATCGAGCGCTATACCGCGGACGAACGGTTGACTGAAAGAGTTAATCAGCTCGGCTCGAATATGTTTAATAACGTTGAGGAATCAAGTCAAAAGGCGAAGTCAAGGGGGAAGACTGGTGGCCGGCTGCAACAACAAGTGACGGAAACGGCAGTAACCAAAAAACACTTCGGCTATGTGCAATTGCTGGTGGTACTGCTGGCAGTGATCAATCTGATTGTGTTGTTTGCCGGCTCTGGTGCATCAGTCTCTGATGTTACTTATAGTGGTAAAATGTCGATCACGCGGGTTACCTTCAGCTTGGCGGGCCATCTTTTTTCATCAAGTACAACTCTGCTGTCCGGCATTTTACTCTGTCTCATCTGGTTATTATTGGTCTGCATTCCGATTTTGATTGTTTACCATACTTTGCGCAGTACTAGAAAGGGCCAGATTATTGCCTTTCTGTTATCAGTAATTGAAACAGGGTTTCTGATTTACTTACTCTTAAGGCTGTCAAACAATTCGCTGTCCAATACTGGATTTTTGCACAGGATTACGAGTGAACTACTGGTATATGCAGTCTCAATTGGAGCTTCGACTTACTTTTTGATTTTGTCGAGTATCATGACGACTGCACTGTCTGGTTACAGTCTAATCAGCAAGAAGAAATAA
- a CDS encoding NAD-dependent succinate-semialdehyde dehydrogenase has translation MAKYQSINPFTNENFANYENSTNAQIEDAISLAHALYQKWRHESPSGRSKTLRQIAAELRQQKEEMAEIMTREMGKVIEESRGEVDLCASICDYYADKGPDMLKPQPIDSQLGKAYYLKQATGVIMACEPWNFPLYQVIRVFAPNFIVGNPVLLKHAHNVPGSAELITKIVKQAGAPEGSLINLFPTYDQLDTIIADSRIQGVALTGSERGGASVAENAGKNLKKSTMELGGNDAFIILDDVDPAVLKQALSSARTYNAGQVCTSSKRMIVAKSKYQEVLKELKAVFASLKPGDPLDPKTTLAPMNSAGAKEKLTQQVQAAIAGGAKVFYEYPEIDSAGAFFRPIILTNVDRDNPAFDQEFFGPVAIVYEVEDEEEAIALANDSSYGLGSSVLSSDIERARNVAAQIETGMTVINGTWISSGELPFGGVKKSGYGRELSELGMMAFVNEHLVIDMQSK, from the coding sequence ATGGCTAAATATCAATCGATTAATCCATTTACAAACGAAAACTTTGCCAATTATGAGAATTCAACCAATGCCCAAATTGAAGATGCTATCAGTCTTGCCCACGCACTCTATCAAAAATGGCGTCACGAAAGTCCCTCAGGCCGCAGTAAGACCCTGCGTCAAATAGCTGCCGAACTGCGTCAGCAGAAGGAGGAGATGGCAGAAATAATGACCCGTGAAATGGGCAAAGTGATTGAAGAATCACGCGGTGAAGTTGACCTGTGTGCTTCAATTTGTGACTATTACGCAGACAAGGGGCCAGACATGTTGAAGCCGCAGCCCATTGACTCACAACTAGGCAAGGCATACTACTTGAAACAAGCAACTGGCGTAATTATGGCCTGTGAACCGTGGAACTTCCCTCTTTACCAAGTTATTAGAGTCTTTGCACCCAACTTTATCGTTGGCAACCCGGTTCTGCTCAAGCATGCTCACAACGTTCCTGGTTCAGCTGAATTAATTACCAAAATTGTTAAACAGGCGGGCGCACCAGAAGGTAGTTTAATTAACCTCTTCCCTACTTATGACCAATTGGACACCATTATTGCTGATTCCCGTATTCAGGGTGTTGCCTTAACTGGTTCGGAACGCGGGGGTGCCTCCGTTGCCGAAAACGCTGGTAAAAACCTCAAAAAATCAACTATGGAACTCGGCGGTAATGATGCCTTTATTATCCTGGATGATGTTGATCCGGCTGTTTTAAAGCAAGCGCTCAGCTCGGCAAGAACTTACAATGCTGGGCAGGTATGTACCTCATCCAAACGAATGATTGTCGCCAAGTCAAAATACCAGGAAGTTCTTAAAGAATTAAAGGCGGTCTTTGCAAGTCTTAAACCGGGGGACCCCCTCGATCCTAAGACGACCTTGGCCCCAATGAACTCAGCTGGTGCCAAAGAAAAGCTAACCCAGCAAGTGCAAGCCGCAATCGCTGGTGGAGCAAAAGTTTTTTACGAATATCCAGAAATTGATTCAGCTGGCGCCTTTTTCCGCCCAATCATCCTGACTAATGTCGATCGCGATAATCCTGCCTTTGACCAGGAATTCTTTGGACCCGTCGCAATTGTCTATGAAGTTGAGGACGAGGAAGAAGCCATTGCCCTGGCCAATGATTCTAGTTATGGCCTCGGTTCCTCCGTGCTAAGTTCCGATATTGAACGTGCTCGCAACGTAGCTGCGCAAATAGAAACGGGCATGACCGTAATTAATGGTACTTGGATTAGCTCCGGCGAATTACCTTTTGGTGGCGTCAAAAAATCCGGTTATGGTCGCGAGTTAAGCGAACTAGGCATGATGGCCTTTGTCAATGAGCACCTGGTAATTGACATGCAAAGTAAGTAA
- a CDS encoding alpha/beta hydrolase, with amino-acid sequence MIKISNAIIYDEQRQLAVDVYAPAQATGKILLFWHGGGWIRGDKSNLTDLCTSCAEQGLTVFAPNYRLAPENLFPAAHQDSVNFVEWLLQSDYLKQNSTSPSAIIQIGASSGGVLALYLAGRYGFPTVTWSAPVNYSSWIKDHQEVKAAVDAQSELGLTDPRAISDSFYKYFTLTYIGANNQQRLPELDAKAYNYQNLHRLMMINSTNELSPTDYLLDFINMLAQKDHGVDLKLLPGTRHAMAYADEYLNESVAYLTQK; translated from the coding sequence ATGATTAAAATTAGTAATGCCATTATTTATGATGAACAACGGCAGCTAGCTGTTGACGTTTACGCACCCGCCCAAGCAACAGGTAAGATCTTGCTTTTTTGGCATGGTGGTGGCTGGATTCGCGGCGATAAAAGCAACCTAACCGACTTATGCACTAGCTGCGCTGAACAAGGCTTGACGGTTTTTGCCCCTAATTATCGGCTTGCACCTGAAAACCTCTTTCCGGCTGCCCACCAAGATAGTGTTAACTTTGTCGAATGGTTACTTCAAAGTGACTACCTCAAGCAAAATTCAACTAGCCCATCCGCCATCATACAAATTGGTGCCAGCAGCGGCGGCGTATTGGCGCTCTACCTGGCTGGTCGGTATGGTTTCCCAACCGTTACCTGGTCTGCACCGGTCAATTATTCTAGCTGGATCAAGGACCACCAAGAAGTCAAGGCTGCAGTTGATGCCCAAAGCGAACTAGGTCTGACCGATCCACGCGCAATCAGCGATTCTTTTTACAAGTACTTTACCCTCACTTATATTGGGGCAAACAACCAGCAAAGATTACCAGAACTTGATGCTAAAGCTTATAACTATCAAAATTTACACCGGCTAATGATGATTAATTCCACCAATGAATTATCTCCTACTGACTACCTGCTCGATTTTATTAATATGCTTGCCCAAAAGGATCATGGAGTTGACCTCAAACTGCTACCAGGAACTCGTCATGCAATGGCCTATGCAGATGAGTATCTCAATGAATCAGTGGCTTATTTAACCCAAAAGTGA
- a CDS encoding HAD-IA family hydrolase, translated as MQSKPNPEIYFKTLTELHLAAAECLAVEDSYYGIAAAKNAGIKTIAYQETRMKIDQSNADVCKEYVRSAQIR; from the coding sequence TTGCAAAGTAAACCCAACCCGGAGATTTATTTTAAAACCTTAACCGAGTTACACCTAGCTGCTGCTGAGTGCCTCGCCGTAGAAGATTCTTATTACGGCATTGCTGCTGCTAAAAATGCTGGGATAAAAACCATTGCGTATCAAGAGACCCGGATGAAGATAGACCAATCTAATGCCGATGTGTGCAAAGAATATGTTAGAAGTGCTCAAATACGTTAA
- a CDS encoding TVP38/TMEM64 family protein, translating to MHLSAKASRRLINILTVVSGIIIILLCIYWYRLGVFTDQAKMKAYLADKRIIGPLIFVLIQIIQVVIPIIPGGVSLLGGVIFFGPVAGFIYNYVGICIGSIINFFLARFYGRPFILHIVSERTLDKYMKWTENQRKFNWFFAICIIAPMAPDDVLCLLAGLTDMKFWTYFWIIMLGKPWTIAAYSIALTFGMDWLVKLVGK from the coding sequence ATGCATCTGTCAGCTAAAGCTAGTCGAAGATTAATCAATATTTTGACCGTGGTCAGCGGAATTATCATCATCTTATTATGCATCTATTGGTATCGCTTAGGCGTTTTTACTGATCAAGCAAAAATGAAAGCGTACTTGGCGGATAAACGAATTATTGGTCCACTGATCTTTGTCTTAATTCAAATTATTCAAGTAGTTATCCCTATCATTCCGGGAGGCGTATCACTTTTAGGCGGGGTTATTTTTTTCGGCCCAGTCGCTGGCTTTATTTATAACTACGTTGGTATTTGTATTGGCTCAATTATCAATTTTTTCCTGGCCAGATTTTATGGCCGTCCTTTTATTTTGCATATTGTTTCTGAGCGAACATTAGACAAGTACATGAAGTGGACGGAGAATCAACGCAAGTTTAACTGGTTTTTTGCCATTTGTATCATAGCGCCAATGGCCCCTGATGATGTTCTCTGTTTATTGGCTGGTCTGACCGACATGAAGTTTTGGACCTACTTTTGGATCATCATGTTGGGTAAGCCATGGACAATCGCAGCCTATAGTATTGCTTTGACCTTTGGGATGGACTGGTTGGTTAAGCTGGTCGGTAAGTGA
- a CDS encoding GNAT family N-acetyltransferase — MAGRIYLRSFKLADAPTLLKWGQDKYYQHLAGFRQYHNLAAAETAAGQYAARKYSYAVCLTENQQLIGLVELYERGTDERELLKTKEVGFLLDKEFSGQGYMTEALKSLFEYAFKQLGQEEIWAGTFKQNQRSQHLLRRLGFQYMYSVDLGMISRLFAYEEKYYLLKKEEWLKINLNTES; from the coding sequence ATGGCCGGACGCATTTATTTACGTTCATTTAAGTTGGCAGATGCCCCGACGTTGTTAAAGTGGGGACAAGATAAGTATTATCAACATCTGGCGGGATTTAGGCAGTACCATAACTTGGCTGCTGCTGAAACGGCGGCCGGACAATATGCTGCGCGCAAGTATAGCTATGCGGTTTGTCTAACCGAAAACCAGCAGCTGATTGGTCTGGTTGAACTGTATGAGCGGGGAACGGATGAGCGTGAACTACTAAAGACCAAGGAAGTCGGCTTTTTGTTAGACAAAGAGTTTTCTGGGCAAGGTTATATGACTGAAGCGTTAAAATCCTTGTTTGAATACGCCTTTAAGCAGTTAGGACAAGAGGAGATTTGGGCAGGTACTTTTAAGCAGAATCAGCGTTCGCAACACTTACTCCGACGCCTGGGCTTCCAATATATGTACTCAGTTGATTTGGGCATGATCAGCCGCCTGTTTGCTTATGAAGAAAAATACTATTTGCTTAAAAAAGAAGAATGGCTTAAAATAAACTTAAACACGGAATCCTAA
- the serS gene encoding serine--tRNA ligase: MLDIKVIRENLPWAKEKLATRGIKPEELDELIKIDQERRAGLKRSEELKAQRNQVSKQIAAAKRNQEDAGHAITEMREVGTQIKDLDDQVNELTNKQNDIILRLPNFPADSAPVGPDESYNQKVRSWHEPAKLAFEPKAHWDIGTDLDILDWDRGAKASGARFVYYKGAGALLERAVFNFFLDENTKAGYTEIIPPYLVNDESMQGTGQFPKFREDVYTIVDNDNPDQPRDLTLIPTAEVPLVNYFRNEIIHDGKLPISVTALSPAFRSEAGSAGRDTRGLIRMHEFRKVEMVKICKPEESWAELDKLTANAEDLLQKLNLPYRVVALATGDASFTSAKTYDLEVWMPYQDKYREISSCSNCTDFQARRAQIRYRDEAGKPHLAHTLNGSGLAVGRTVAAILENYQNEDGTVTVPEALIPYMNGMKQITKEASLI, from the coding sequence ATGTTAGATATTAAAGTAATTCGCGAAAATTTGCCGTGGGCCAAGGAGAAGCTGGCTACGCGTGGGATTAAGCCAGAGGAACTAGATGAATTAATCAAGATTGACCAAGAGCGACGCGCAGGTTTGAAGCGCAGTGAAGAGCTCAAAGCTCAGCGGAATCAGGTCTCTAAGCAAATTGCAGCAGCTAAACGCAACCAAGAAGATGCTGGGCATGCCATCACAGAAATGCGTGAAGTCGGAACTCAAATTAAAGATTTGGATGATCAGGTTAATGAATTAACCAACAAGCAGAACGATATCATCCTTAGACTGCCGAATTTTCCGGCTGATTCGGCGCCGGTTGGTCCAGATGAAAGTTATAACCAGAAAGTTCGCAGTTGGCATGAACCAGCTAAGCTCGCTTTTGAACCGAAAGCTCACTGGGACATAGGTACCGACTTAGATATTCTAGACTGGGATCGTGGTGCTAAGGCTTCCGGTGCGCGTTTTGTTTATTACAAAGGTGCGGGAGCCCTGCTTGAACGGGCGGTCTTTAACTTTTTCTTAGATGAAAATACGAAAGCTGGTTATACTGAAATAATTCCGCCATATTTAGTCAACGATGAATCGATGCAAGGAACGGGCCAATTCCCAAAATTCCGTGAGGATGTTTATACGATTGTTGACAATGATAATCCGGATCAGCCGCGAGACCTAACCCTAATCCCAACTGCTGAGGTACCGCTGGTTAACTATTTCAGAAATGAAATTATTCACGATGGTAAACTGCCAATTAGCGTAACTGCGCTTTCACCTGCTTTTAGAAGTGAGGCTGGCTCTGCGGGCCGTGATACACGTGGCTTGATTAGAATGCATGAATTTCGAAAAGTTGAAATGGTTAAAATCTGCAAACCAGAAGAATCTTGGGCTGAGTTAGATAAGCTAACGGCAAATGCCGAAGACTTGCTGCAAAAACTCAACTTGCCGTATCGGGTAGTTGCGCTTGCAACCGGGGATGCTAGTTTTACTAGTGCCAAAACCTATGACCTAGAGGTTTGGATGCCTTACCAGGACAAGTACAGGGAAATATCTAGCTGTTCCAACTGTACCGACTTCCAGGCCCGGCGGGCACAAATTCGTTACCGGGATGAAGCGGGTAAGCCCCACCTAGCCCATACCTTAAATGGGTCAGGACTTGCAGTTGGCCGAACGGTCGCCGCTATTTTAGAAAATTACCAAAATGAGGATGGTACGGTAACGGTACCCGAAGCGCTAATACCTTACATGAATGGAATGAAGCAAATTACTAAGGAAGCTAGTTTAATTTAA
- a CDS encoding mannose/fructose/sorbose PTS transporter subunit IIA has translation MVGIVLASHGGFADGIAQSAQMLFGEQDNFAHVILTPDEGPDDIKGKMEDAIASFDSQDEVLLIVDLWGGTPFNQANSLLEEKPAWAVVSGMNLPMVVEALTQRMTNPEATAHEVATAIITPAQEGIKTKPADLMPTAANQAAPMTKAADQKEIPEGTVVGDGHIKFVLARIDSRLLHGQVATGWIPAMHPDRVIVVSDSVAKDEMRKSMIREAAPAGVKAHTVPIEKMIEIAQDPRFGNTHALLLFENPEDVLKVVKAGVNIETVNVGSMSYRVGDVNANNVLSMNQEDVDTFHELEKMGVKYDVRKVPTDKSGNMDAILAKAQSLLDEQKK, from the coding sequence ATGGTAGGAATTGTATTAGCCAGCCATGGCGGTTTCGCCGATGGAATTGCGCAGTCTGCGCAAATGCTGTTCGGCGAACAAGACAATTTTGCCCATGTTATTTTGACGCCTGATGAGGGGCCAGATGACATTAAAGGTAAAATGGAAGACGCGATTGCTTCATTTGACAGTCAAGATGAAGTATTACTAATCGTTGATCTATGGGGAGGTACACCATTCAACCAGGCGAATAGTTTACTTGAAGAAAAACCTGCTTGGGCTGTTGTATCAGGTATGAATTTACCAATGGTGGTAGAAGCGTTAACGCAACGGATGACGAATCCTGAGGCCACTGCGCACGAAGTTGCGACTGCAATTATTACCCCAGCTCAGGAAGGAATTAAGACTAAGCCAGCTGACTTAATGCCAACAGCAGCTAATCAAGCTGCTCCTATGACTAAAGCTGCTGACCAAAAGGAAATTCCCGAAGGAACTGTTGTGGGCGATGGTCACATTAAATTTGTGTTAGCCAGAATTGATTCACGGTTGCTGCATGGTCAGGTCGCTACTGGCTGGATTCCAGCAATGCATCCAGACCGAGTTATTGTCGTTTCTGACAGTGTGGCTAAGGATGAAATGCGTAAGAGCATGATTCGTGAAGCAGCGCCAGCGGGCGTTAAAGCTCATACGGTGCCAATCGAAAAAATGATTGAAATTGCCCAAGATCCACGTTTTGGAAACACTCATGCCCTGTTACTCTTTGAAAATCCCGAAGATGTTTTAAAGGTAGTCAAAGCGGGGGTTAATATCGAGACGGTTAATGTGGGCTCAATGTCTTACCGGGTTGGCGATGTTAATGCTAACAATGTATTGTCGATGAACCAAGAAGACGTCGACACTTTCCATGAACTTGAAAAGATGGGCGTTAAGTATGATGTTCGTAAGGTTCCGACCGATAAGTCAGGCAACATGGATGCAATTTTGGCTAAGGCTCAAAGTTTACTAGACGAACAAAAGAAATAA
- a CDS encoding PTS mannose/fructose/sorbose transporter subunit IIC, with protein sequence MNAIQMILVVLVAFLAGMEGILDQWEFHQPLVACTLIGLVTGHLDLGIMLGGYLQMIALGWANIGAAVAPDAALASVASAIILVQSGQGTKGIGMATGIAMPLAVAGLFLTMIVRTISTGIVHIMDADAKKGNWRKINMWQWLDVCLQGLRIAIPAALLLAIPASTVQYWLGLMPAWLSEGMQIGGAMVVAVGYAMVINMMASREVWPFFAIGFALAAIQNLTLIALGAIGLAMAVMYLALESKGGSSNSNSDNDGTGDPLGDIIDDY encoded by the coding sequence ATGAATGCTATTCAAATGATTTTAGTTGTTCTTGTTGCCTTTTTAGCTGGTATGGAAGGCATCTTGGATCAATGGGAATTTCACCAACCTCTGGTTGCCTGTACGCTAATTGGATTGGTTACGGGACACTTAGACTTGGGAATTATGTTAGGTGGTTATTTACAAATGATCGCCCTCGGTTGGGCTAATATTGGTGCAGCTGTGGCTCCCGATGCTGCTTTGGCTTCCGTTGCCTCAGCTATCATCTTAGTTCAAAGTGGCCAAGGTACCAAGGGAATCGGTATGGCTACGGGGATTGCGATGCCATTAGCCGTTGCCGGTTTGTTCTTGACCATGATTGTGCGGACTATTTCTACTGGTATTGTGCACATTATGGATGCTGATGCTAAAAAGGGCAATTGGCGCAAAATCAATATGTGGCAATGGCTTGATGTCTGCTTGCAAGGGTTACGAATTGCTATCCCTGCTGCTTTGTTGCTTGCTATTCCCGCCTCAACTGTTCAGTACTGGTTGGGCTTAATGCCTGCTTGGCTAAGTGAAGGCATGCAAATCGGTGGTGCTATGGTGGTAGCAGTTGGTTATGCAATGGTAATTAACATGATGGCCAGTCGTGAAGTTTGGCCATTCTTTGCCATCGGTTTTGCCCTGGCAGCAATTCAAAATTTAACCCTAATTGCTTTGGGTGCAATCGGATTAGCAATGGCTGTGATGTACTTGGCACTTGAGTCAAAGGGTGGCAGCAGCAATTCAAATTCAGATAATGACGGTACCGGCGACCCACTCGGCGATATCATTGATGATTATTAA
- a CDS encoding PTS system mannose/fructose/sorbose family transporter subunit IID yields the protein MADQKIKLTKTDRFKVMWHSQFLQASWNYERMQNGGFAYSMIPALRKLYSDKDDMAAALERHLVFFNVHPYLVSPILGVTLALEEDKANGAPVEDEAIQGVKVGMMGPLAGVGDPVFWYTVRPIVGALGASMAIQGNLLGPILFFVIWNAIRLAFMWYTQEFGYRAGSAITNDVSGGLLQKVTRGASMMGMFVLGSLIERWVNIKFTPIVSKTPIQKGGYIDWNSLPAGAKGIQQALIDQSNGLSLTKFKVTTLQNNLDMLIPGLAGLLLTFFCMWLLKKKVSPIVIIIGIFIVGVVLHVLHVL from the coding sequence ATGGCTGATCAAAAAATCAAATTAACTAAAACCGACCGCTTCAAAGTAATGTGGCACTCACAATTCTTGCAGGCTTCTTGGAATTATGAAAGAATGCAGAACGGTGGGTTCGCATATTCGATGATCCCAGCTTTGCGTAAGTTATATTCTGACAAGGATGATATGGCAGCAGCTCTTGAGCGACACTTGGTGTTCTTCAATGTGCACCCCTACCTAGTTTCACCAATTTTGGGTGTTACGCTGGCTTTAGAAGAGGATAAGGCTAATGGTGCTCCGGTTGAAGACGAGGCTATTCAGGGTGTTAAGGTTGGAATGATGGGACCGCTGGCCGGTGTCGGCGACCCAGTCTTCTGGTACACGGTAAGACCAATTGTTGGAGCCTTGGGTGCTTCAATGGCGATTCAGGGTAACCTGCTGGGACCAATTCTGTTCTTTGTTATCTGGAACGCAATTAGATTGGCATTTATGTGGTACACCCAGGAATTCGGTTATCGTGCGGGTTCTGCAATTACTAACGATGTGTCCGGTGGACTTTTGCAAAAGGTTACCCGAGGCGCTTCGATGATGGGAATGTTCGTTTTAGGTTCACTAATTGAGCGCTGGGTTAACATCAAGTTCACCCCAATCGTCTCGAAAACACCAATTCAAAAGGGTGGCTACATTGATTGGAACTCACTTCCAGCTGGTGCCAAAGGGATTCAACAAGCTTTGATTGATCAAAGTAATGGCTTGTCTTTAACCAAGTTCAAGGTAACAACGCTGCAGAACAATTTGGATATGTTAATCCCAGGTCTTGCTGGTCTCTTATTAACCTTCTTCTGTATGTGGTTATTAAAGAAGAAAGTTTCACCAATTGTGATCATCATCGGTATTTTTATTGTCGGTGTGGTATTGCACGTTTTGCATGTACTGTAA
- a CDS encoding DUF956 family protein: MVESSNTNFDLTSSATWFRGVATYGKIMVGNKAFEFYNDRNPADYVQIPWAEVTYVVADVHFGGRYIPRFEVRTRKNGEFIFSARNNKEALRAIRKYVPADRMRRALGLWQKIKSRFIHK, translated from the coding sequence ATGGTTGAATCAAGTAATACCAACTTCGATTTAACATCCAGTGCAACTTGGTTTCGCGGTGTGGCGACCTACGGTAAAATCATGGTCGGCAATAAGGCATTTGAGTTTTACAATGACCGTAACCCCGCTGACTATGTCCAGATACCCTGGGCAGAAGTAACCTATGTTGTGGCTGATGTGCATTTTGGTGGCCGGTACATTCCGCGTTTTGAAGTTAGAACGCGTAAAAATGGGGAGTTTATCTTCTCGGCGCGCAATAACAAGGAAGCTTTGCGGGCTATCCGGAAGTATGTACCGGCTGATCGGATGCGGCGGGCCTTAGGTCTGTGGCAGAAGATTAAGAGTAGATTTATTCATAAATAG
- a CDS encoding B3/B4 domain-containing protein → MTALIVDQEFWSLFPDAQIFAIELRNIDNHIPTDQTEYQLLLSQAEEQAKSFLTAPDFKNNSVIAEWRTVMTKFKKKKGARASIEALLKRVDQGHTFTPINPLVDIYNSISLTYGVPCGGEDLDTLTGTMHLGLAQGNEAFYPIGSDKNDPPRPQEVIYYDTSGAVCRSLNWRDGERTMLTERTKNAILIIEGITDQQKARAQNAINALQSEIFDRLKVKGTIKRFSRN, encoded by the coding sequence ATGACTGCACTAATTGTTGACCAAGAATTTTGGTCATTGTTTCCAGATGCACAAATTTTTGCTATTGAATTACGAAACATTGACAACCATATCCCTACCGACCAAACAGAGTATCAATTGCTACTTAGTCAGGCTGAAGAACAGGCTAAATCATTTTTAACCGCGCCAGACTTTAAGAATAATTCTGTTATTGCCGAATGGCGCACGGTCATGACCAAGTTTAAAAAGAAAAAGGGGGCTCGTGCTTCAATTGAGGCTTTACTAAAAAGAGTCGACCAAGGCCACACCTTTACCCCAATTAATCCTCTAGTGGATATTTACAACAGCATTTCATTAACCTATGGCGTTCCCTGCGGGGGTGAGGATCTCGACACGCTAACTGGCACCATGCACTTAGGGTTAGCACAGGGTAATGAGGCTTTCTATCCAATTGGCTCCGATAAAAACGACCCACCCCGTCCCCAAGAAGTAATTTATTATGACACCAGTGGTGCCGTCTGCCGTTCTCTCAACTGGCGTGATGGTGAGCGCACCATGCTTACAGAAAGAACAAAGAATGCAATTTTAATTATTGAAGGTATCACTGATCAACAAAAAGCCAGAGCGCAAAATGCTATTAACGCGCTGCAAAGTGAGATCTTTGACAGGTTAAAAGTTAAAGGAACAATTAAACGTTTTAGCAGAAACTAG